A genomic stretch from Lathyrus oleraceus cultivar Zhongwan6 chromosome 2, CAAS_Psat_ZW6_1.0, whole genome shotgun sequence includes:
- the LOC127119395 gene encoding uncharacterized protein LOC127119395, translating to MKKMNMITMKRGVARSLTDTSTFRSSSLSFLRSLSSTSSTTVDVDVSASSVAKLVTPTFLQPRVVLYDGVCHLCHQGVKWVIRADKDRKIKFCCVQSNAAEPYLRASGLQRDDVLRRFLFIEGLNVFSQGSTAALRVLSYLPLPYSALSWLWVIPTPIRDAVYDYIAKNRYKWFGKAEDCLVLQEKELLERFIDRDEMMKRDS from the exons atgaagaagatgaatatGATTACAATGAAGAGAGGCGTCGCTAGAAGCTTGACCGACACGTCAACTTTCAGATCCTCCTCACTTTCGTTCCTTCGTTCACTCTCTTCCACTTCCAGCACCACCGTCGACGTCGACGTCTCTGCTTCTTCCGTCGCGAAGCTTGTCACTCCCACTTTCCTTCAACCCAGAGTTGTTCTTTACGACGGCGTTTGCCATCTCTGTCACCAAG GAGTGAAATGGGTGATCAGAGCTGACAAGGATAGGAAGATCAAATTTTGCTGCGTTCAGTCTAATGCTGCTGAGCCATACTTGAGAGCATCTGGTCTTCAACGAGACGATGTTCTACGTCGCTTTTTATTCATTGAAGGCTTGAATGTATTCTCTCAGGGATCTACTG CTGCATTGCGTGTACTGTCATACTTGCCATTACCTTACTCTGCTTTGAGCTGGCTGTGGGTGATACCAACTCCAATAAGGGATGCTGTGTATGATTATATAGCAAAAAACCGGTACAAATGGTTTGGCAAGGCTGAAGATTGTTTGGTTTTGCAAGAGAAGGAGCTGCTTGAGCGTTTCATAGATAGGGACGAAATGATGAAACGAGATTCCTAG